Proteins encoded in a region of the Frondihabitans sp. 762G35 genome:
- a CDS encoding kynureninase — translation MTPTHDPAPLDAADPLALFVRRFLPADDVVAYLDGNSLGRPLRATLGRLDAFVRRDWGSRLIRAWDEQWMELPLAIGDRLGAATLGAAAGQTTIGDSTTVLLYKTIRAALDADVGDGRDEIVLDDDQFPTDRFVIEGIARERGATIRWIRVDPALGVTPDLVREAVGPRTAVVVVNHVSYRSGYLADMPEITRIVHDAGGLVVWDLCHSTGVVPMLLDEWDVDLAVGCTYKYLNGGPGSPAFVYVASRHQASLRQPIQGWMGASDVFAMAPAYEASPGIRGFLSGTPPILGMLALQDMLDAIEEAGIDRIRAKSVALTEYALALVDDLLAPLGVAVATPRDSSVRGSHVTVTHPAFREVVEVLWQRGVIPDFRNPDGLRIGLSPLSTSFAEVRVGVEAIREALAARDAGDSA, via the coding sequence ATGACCCCCACGCACGACCCCGCCCCTCTCGACGCCGCCGACCCGCTGGCCTTGTTCGTCAGGCGGTTCCTCCCCGCCGACGACGTCGTCGCCTACCTCGACGGCAACTCGCTCGGGCGCCCCCTGCGGGCCACGCTGGGGCGGCTCGACGCGTTCGTGCGCCGCGACTGGGGCTCGAGGCTCATCCGGGCCTGGGACGAGCAGTGGATGGAACTGCCCCTCGCGATCGGCGACCGGCTCGGGGCGGCCACGCTGGGAGCGGCCGCCGGGCAGACGACCATCGGCGACTCGACGACGGTGCTCCTCTACAAGACCATCCGCGCCGCCCTCGACGCGGACGTCGGCGACGGGCGCGACGAGATCGTCCTCGACGACGACCAGTTCCCGACCGACCGCTTCGTGATCGAGGGCATCGCCCGCGAGCGCGGCGCGACGATCCGCTGGATCCGGGTCGACCCGGCTCTCGGCGTGACGCCCGATCTGGTGCGCGAGGCCGTGGGCCCGCGCACGGCCGTCGTCGTCGTCAACCACGTGTCGTACCGCTCGGGGTACCTCGCCGACATGCCGGAGATCACCCGGATCGTGCACGACGCCGGGGGCCTCGTGGTTTGGGACCTCTGCCACTCCACCGGGGTCGTCCCGATGCTGCTCGACGAGTGGGACGTCGACCTCGCCGTCGGCTGCACCTACAAGTACCTCAACGGCGGCCCCGGGTCGCCCGCCTTCGTCTACGTCGCCTCGCGCCACCAGGCCTCGCTCCGGCAGCCGATCCAGGGCTGGATGGGGGCGTCCGACGTCTTCGCCATGGCGCCGGCCTACGAGGCGTCGCCGGGGATCCGGGGGTTCCTGAGCGGGACGCCGCCGATCCTCGGGATGCTGGCGCTGCAGGACATGCTCGACGCGATCGAGGAAGCGGGAATCGACCGGATCCGCGCCAAGTCCGTCGCTCTGACCGAGTACGCCCTGGCCCTCGTCGACGACCTGCTCGCCCCGCTCGGAGTGGCCGTGGCGACGCCGCGCGACAGCTCGGTTCGTGGCAGCCACGTCACCGTCACGCATCCGGCGTTCCGCGAGGTCGTCGAGGTGCTCTGGCAGCGGGGCGTCATCCCCGACTTCCGCAACCCGGACGGCCTCCGCATTGGCCTCTCCCCGCTCTCCACCTCGTTCGCCGAGGTCCGCGTGGGCGTCGAAGCGATCCGCGAGGCCCTCGCGGCCCGAGACGCAGGCGACAGCGCATGA
- a CDS encoding amidohydrolase family protein: protein MLLSCDDAWFGGWRGPSILRLESGRLTWGGPDDGSAEAHLDGVVLAPFTDSHVHLGLVDARALLAGGIGRVVDLGWDPAVARTWPETARADPTWPEVSIAGGLLGAPGGYPSRAPWAPAEAAVPVATPDDADSSVRAMQEAGASVVKITLNSDAGPVLDDETLDAVVAAAHARNLPVVAHAQGIGQVRRAGRARVDALAHAPFSERLDDDLLDDLARTMTWISTLDIHGHGRYGAAYETAVDNVARFHARGGRVAYGTDLGNGDLPTGLNGREIAGLAEAGLGLADILGALTPGSGHPAFDTRVVTVHDGARPDDGDLPWLAATRALTLPELVRRAE, encoded by the coding sequence ATGCTGCTCTCCTGCGACGACGCCTGGTTCGGCGGGTGGCGCGGGCCGAGCATCCTGCGCCTCGAATCCGGCCGTCTCACCTGGGGCGGCCCCGACGACGGCTCGGCCGAGGCGCACCTCGACGGCGTCGTGCTGGCACCGTTCACCGACTCGCACGTGCACCTCGGACTCGTCGACGCCCGTGCCCTTCTCGCGGGCGGGATCGGGCGCGTGGTCGACCTGGGCTGGGACCCCGCGGTGGCCCGCACCTGGCCCGAGACCGCCCGTGCCGATCCGACCTGGCCGGAGGTGTCGATCGCGGGCGGTCTCCTCGGAGCGCCCGGCGGCTACCCGAGTCGAGCTCCCTGGGCGCCCGCGGAGGCGGCCGTCCCTGTCGCGACGCCGGACGACGCCGACTCGAGCGTCCGGGCCATGCAGGAGGCGGGGGCCTCCGTCGTCAAGATCACCCTCAACTCCGACGCGGGCCCGGTCCTCGACGACGAGACCCTCGACGCCGTCGTGGCGGCGGCCCACGCCAGGAACCTGCCGGTCGTCGCGCACGCCCAGGGCATCGGCCAGGTACGGCGGGCCGGCCGGGCACGGGTCGACGCGCTCGCCCACGCGCCCTTCAGCGAGCGGCTCGACGACGACCTCCTCGACGACCTCGCGCGAACGATGACCTGGATCTCCACCCTCGACATCCACGGCCACGGCCGCTACGGGGCTGCCTACGAGACGGCCGTCGACAACGTGGCCCGGTTCCATGCCCGAGGCGGTCGCGTCGCCTACGGCACCGACCTCGGGAACGGCGACCTGCCCACCGGGTTGAACGGCCGCGAGATCGCGGGCCTGGCCGAGGCGGGACTGGGGCTCGCGGACATCCTCGGCGCGCTCACGCCCGGCAGCGGGCATCCTGCGTTCGACACCCGCGTGGTGACCGTGCACGACGGCGCGCGCCCCGACGACGGCGACCTGCCATGGCTCGCCGCGACGCGCGCGCTGACCCTTCCCGAGCTCGTCAGGAGAGCCGAATGA
- a CDS encoding GNAT family N-acetyltransferase → MLIRPATNADWPAIWPFFRDIVEAGETYALPAGLSSDEAAPLWFAPGFTVLVAVDDAPVDDAPGAAPRVLGSAKYGPNRDGRGAHVATGSFMVAPEAAGLGVGRALGEHVVDAARRDGFRSMQFNAVVATNTRAVALWESLGFETLAVVPEAFEHPAEGFVGLHVMYRRL, encoded by the coding sequence ATGCTGATCCGCCCCGCGACCAACGCCGACTGGCCCGCGATCTGGCCGTTCTTCCGCGACATCGTCGAGGCGGGCGAGACGTACGCGCTGCCGGCCGGGCTGTCGTCCGACGAGGCTGCGCCGCTCTGGTTCGCACCCGGGTTCACGGTGCTCGTGGCGGTCGACGACGCCCCGGTCGACGACGCCCCGGGTGCTGCGCCGCGCGTCCTGGGCTCCGCGAAGTACGGCCCCAACCGCGACGGCCGCGGCGCGCACGTCGCCACGGGGTCGTTCATGGTGGCGCCGGAGGCGGCCGGTCTCGGCGTCGGTCGGGCCCTCGGGGAGCACGTCGTCGACGCCGCGCGTCGGGACGGCTTCCGCAGCATGCAGTTCAACGCCGTCGTCGCGACGAACACCCGGGCCGTGGCTCTCTGGGAGAGCCTCGGGTTCGAGACGCTGGCCGTCGTGCCGGAGGCGTTCGAGCATCCTGCCGAGGGATTCGTCGGGCTGCACGTCATGTACCGGCGCCTCTGA